CCCAGTTGAGGTCCTTCCACAGATTATCTATGAGTTGCAAGATTCTTTTTCTGCCTTCTTCATCACATGTTATGTTGTTCTCCCTCATGAATAGTTGTATGCTTGATGCAAGGTCGCCCCTTTCTTGCTCCTCCTAAAATTGTGTTACCGAAAAAGAAACATTATCTACAAATTAGTTCAATTGCTTCCAACTTGGCTTGGAAAAACTGTAAATTTTACAATCAAGTTGGACTTGGTCTTTAAGTGATGAAGTTGCATAAAGTTAAAACCTTGGAAATTATCCCTTCCAAGAAAATTACCTGAGCATCGCAAATTGCAGAGAATAATATGTGGGACAATTTAAGGACTAGTTTGACACAATGGTAGAATTTTTAGATCAAATCAAAGATTCCAATTGTTACAAGGCTTAAAATTAACCTTAAAATTTTATTCGACGGTCCGTTATAGGTATCTAAGcccttttttttccatttttgctttttttttttgtggtacCACAATAttgattttggacaaaaatttgTAAAGCTTCTGAAAATATTGTAACAACATACCTTTGCGGTCCCTAAATCATCCCAAAGTCGAAGAATTCTGCCCGAGCAGGAAAAGAGCTTAGGATAGGGTTTCATCAACAATTTTACATTTTCCTCTGTGACCCCTTGTCCTATGAGGAAGAATAGATGCACCATGGCCATGTAGGCTCCTGCTGTtgtaacaccattttctacatattCTTCCATGTTTGGTACTTGACCATTGTTATACCAGCTTGCTTCCAGCATAAAGCCTTCGATCATGTCTATCCACTGTCATCACGAAAGTGACAAACAGAACATTAGGCTTAACAATAATAAGATGGCAGCCAATATTTGCTTTCTAAATCAAGTTGGAAAATTAATGAGGCATATTTGtccaaaaaaattactataagaTAATGTCATATTTGTCCGAAAAATTGTTGATTTGGATGGACCAGCTTTGAGGAGCCAATTCAAGAGCCAGCTATTGAGACAACGAAACACCAATTATAGTTTACCTTTatgaaagaaggaaaagaaaagcttGAAAAAGATTGTATTACCGTTGCTTTTAGATATGGGAGGACACTCCAACCATTTTCTTTGAGGATCTTGTAGCAAATTTCGTTAGTAGTATTGTACAGTGCCATGTAACATATTCTCATGTATTCAGGTAGCCCTTCCATTGCCTCAAGATCCCATCTGcaaattgcatttatcaacatgTTAAAACCAATCAAAATATGTAGTTTCAACTCTTCACACACAACAATTTGAAGAGCTAATTTTACCTTCGAATTGCATTTGTAAAGAGAACAAGCTCATCAATTGTGCCATGCGTGTCAAAAATATCATCAATCACCAACAAAATGGCAATGGTCTTGGCCAACTCAATTCTGCAGTTTGAATACTTGGGCTCTGGAAGTATTCCAACAGTCCACAGAAAGCATTCCAGTGGTCTATCTCGAGCAAAGGTCAGCTTGTCAACAAGGCCTAATTGTTTCCACCACCTGAAAAGATATTCAAAGACATTATTAGTATTACTATTTTATTCAAGAGCATTAAAAAAAAGCATCTTTTCTCCGTAATTATGGGAATACTAACAAGGCATATACAGTTTAATGAGCTGCAAAACATGCTTTACCATAATTATGGGAGTATTAATAAGAAGTCAGTGTAGCCAACCAATTGATGGAATggaatatgcaaaaaaaaaaaggggatttTACCTAGATATCTCAGTTAACTCCATTTGGTGGAGAGATTGGATCTTGTTGTAGTCCAATTTGGCTAGTTCCAAAAGGTTTGGGTCGTGTCCAATTTCCTCACTGTATTCTTGAATAAACCTTCTGGCTTCTAACCTTGCCATCCTTCTATGTCTTGGTAGTTCCAGGGCACTAGAAACCTTTTTAGCAAGTTGGGTTGGTAAGCTTGGAAGTGACTGTTTTAGGCGGGCTTCAGTGAATTCCATGGCCTCCAGCAATATGTCTTCTCCATTTGCACCTAGGTGTGAGGCTTCATACAAACTCAACAACCCCATGGTATCTTCTTTCAGGGAGTCTTTGAATTTTCCATTCTTGTCCATGAACTTCTGGAAAATATCTGTAATTTTAAAAGATGTCATGAAACCAATAGAAAAAGACTGCAAATATACATAATGCAAAACAAACAGAAGGAAGAGGTACTGTTAGCCATTTCAAGAAGTATGTAGTGGTAGATTATTCCTAAGCTTAATTTATGTAGTGGTAAACTTATGCTCATATTATGCTTATGATCAAATCATCATATATATGCTCAATCCTTAAATGGTTGAGTTTTCAGTAATACTTAATAACAaaagatttggtgatgaatgtTCAATCAAcatctttcaaaaatttaataGTGTTTGGACAGCCaattatttggccaaatatatttgctgacatcaccattacaatttctaatacacctttttatcttcccaattacctttttatctcacatacatcacatcacaaaaagtgctacagtaaaaatatttcaaataacttacaatccaaacacacataAGTGGCAATCATGCAAGATTCTCAcagtaaaaatattcttttccaacGTCCTATATACAATCTCCTGAGTGGCAATCATGCAAGATTCTCGTCAAACTAGACAAAGAGGAAGGAGATGAGAAAATCACAAATAACTCAAAACACAAAGCTTTTTCAGTGAAAGTTTTACCTTCTTTCTTGGTAAACGATTCAAACAATTATCAGATATTGAGTTAGCTGTTTTATCTAAATTAAAGATAGCATGGTGAAGATCTTACCAGAACTTATTTTGTGACCATTATGCCTTAGCAATCTAAAACGCAATGCAGTAGCAAAGAGATCTCCATCAGATTGACCACTTGAAGATAACTGGGATAATATAGCATTCATATCATCTTCAAAATGGTATGCTAATCCCAGTCGCTGCAGCGTGTCAATCAAATTCATGGCCTTTAAGGGTTCTGAAGTTGATCTCAATTGCCTTCTTGTTCTTCCTAGTAGTTCTTTCCTGCTGTCATCAACTTCATGTGGAAGCACCTACAATACATATTTCCATCCCGCCAAATAAACGTGTAAGAAAAGAATTTAGGAAGCATACATCACTTGTTTAAGTATCGTTAGCGTTACTTGAGGTTTGTTTTAGTTGCAACAAACCAAGATACGAGTTTTCGTAGAAAAAGAGACTCTCTACATCAAAATACCAAGTAAGAAACACCATTAATGATGACCAAGAAATTGTTACATACCGAAGGCTGGCGCAAATATTTGAGTAGGGATTCATTATCTCTGATCAACGGCGTTGCAATGGGCTGCGTCGCGGTTGGTGTTGGCATGCACATGCAAATGCGCGAGGTTTTGAAGATAAATTGCCTTTTTAGCCACAAACCAGTTGCCTTTGGAGCTCCACGAGGGACATCAAGAACTGCCCAAGATTTTGATAGGGAGGAAAAGTTACTTGTACAAGCCATTTTTGCCCTCTTGAAGAGAAAATGACTCGTCTATTTGCTACCAAGTTTAACGGGATATATAGATAGGAGGATGCGGTGCACTATATAATAAACAATTAGAGCGCATGCCTCACGGGGGAAACATAAATCATTGAATTCTACAATATAAGGTAGACTTTCCAATTTGTCATCTTGTGGTTCttctgttgttgttgttgtggtTATGTTGTTGTCGTTGTCATTGTTCTTGTTGTTTATAATTTcagtttatttcttttaaatttcgaTAATATCCCTCTGTTACTCTAGAATGAAAGAACTCTGGTGAAAAAGATAGAAAGGCAAATGGGAAATCTCATATCTCGAAGCAGAGAATATTGTGTTAGACTTCAGTTGACTGTTTAATTAAGGTTACTACCCTAATTATTAGTGTAAGTTGCAGAACACGAATGATATCGTATAcgtaaaaatattatttaaatttagTTTTACGTAAAATAGTTCACGCTCAATAATACAAAATACGAATGCTACTATCTATACTGTACATATTCCAGGCCCTCTATAATCTAATTTAGAGTTTTCAAGGAAGAGGAATACCCTTTGCAGAGATCAATTTGATGgtttaatatatattttgatAGTATGCTACACTAATACTAGTGTTAGGTTTCAGTAATCTTTTAGGTGACATGAAATCAACATTGTTATTCAAGTTA
Above is a genomic segment from Coffea eugenioides isolate CCC68of chromosome 5, Ceug_1.0, whole genome shotgun sequence containing:
- the LOC113769863 gene encoding geraniol synthase, chloroplastic-like; its protein translation is MACTSNFSSLSKSWAVLDVPRGAPKATGLWLKRQFIFKTSRICMCMPTPTATQPIATPLIRDNESLLKYLRQPSVLPHEVDDSRKELLGRTRRQLRSTSEPLKAMNLIDTLQRLGLAYHFEDDMNAILSQLSSSGQSDGDLFATALRFRLLRHNGHKINIFQKFMDKNGKFKDSLKEDTMGLLSLYEASHLGANGEDILLEAMEFTEARLKQSLPSLPTQLAKKVSSALELPRHRRMARLEARRFIQEYSEEIGHDPNLLELAKLDYNKIQSLHQMELTEISRWWKQLGLVDKLTFARDRPLECFLWTVGILPEPKYSNCRIELAKTIAILLVIDDIFDTHGTIDELVLFTNAIRRWDLEAMEGLPEYMRICYMALYNTTNEICYKILKENGWSVLPYLKATWIDMIEGFMLEASWYNNGQVPNMEEYVENGVTTAGAYMAMVHLFFLIGQGVTEENVKLLMKPYPKLFSCSGRILRLWDDLGTAKEEQERGDLASSIQLFMRENNITCDEEGRKRILQLIDNLWKDLNWELVSRDAMPLAIIKAAFNMARSSQVVYQHEEESYFSSVDNYVESLFFTPIIN